The genomic interval CGCTGGAACCGCTACAACAACCTCGACCGGGCGATCTTCTTCAAGGACCGCGTGGTTTTCGTCTCGACGTACCATGCGAAGCGCGATTCGGAGGCTGTGAAGGCCTTCGACAGCGCCTACCTGCGATCGTTCGGGATGCTGCCGACGCTCTTCTCCTACCGGGGTTACGACACGGCGATGATCTTCGCCCCGGCGATGTACGGCGACATCGAGTACGACCTGGAGGACCGCCGTTTCACGCCGCTGCAGACGACCTACCTGTTCAGCCAGCCCGAGGGGCGCGCGAACCATGTCAATTACAACTGGACGCGGGTGAACTACCACAAGGATTTCACGATAACGATCGAATAATCATGGCATCACTGACGAATACGATTCCCGAAAAGACCATCGAGCGGCTGAGCGAGTATCGGCGGACGCTGCTTTCGTGCCACCGTCAGGGGATCACGCATGTTTTCTCCCATGTGCTGGCGGGCATCCACGGCATCACGGCGGTGCAGGTGCGGCGCGACCTGATGCTGATCGGGTTTTCGAGCGACACGAAGAAGGGCTATGACGTGCAGGTGCTGATCGAGTACATCAGCAACATCCTCGACAGCCCGACGCCGATGAACATTGCGGTGCTGGGTATGGGCCACCTGGGTCAGGCCATCACGAAGTATTTCAACGGCAAGGGTCTGAAACTGAAGATCACGGCGTCATTCGACGTCGATCCCGAGAAGGTGGGCAAGACGATCGACGGGATTCCGTGCTACCACATGGACACGTTCGAGGAGCGGGTCGAGGATCTGGACATTTCGATCGTGATCGTCTCGTCGCCGACGAAGGTGGCGCCGACACTGGTGCTTCCGATCATCAATGCGGGCATCAAGGGGGTCCTGAACTTCACCTCCACGCCGCTGAACTTCCCGCAGGGAATCGTCGTGGAGAACTACGACATCACGACGCTTCTGGAGAAGGTTGCCTACTTCGTCAAGGAGAACGACAACAACGCCAATTCATAGGGAGCGCGAAACAGGGGGAAAGGGCGAGCATGAGAGTATGCTACGGTATGTACGCGACAAGCACGCCGAGGAGTGCAATGCGGATCTTCTGCAGAGAGCCATGAGGGTATTCCACGGATTCGAGCATCTTCCGCATTTCGTTCACCCGGCGGTTACGGTCGGGTCCTACGACGGCGTGCACCGGGGCCACCGGGCGTTGATCGAACGGCTGGTGGCGGAGGCCCGGGCGCAGGGCGGGGAGAGCATCGTGCTGACCTTCGAACCGCATCCGCGCATCACGCTGGGGCGAGCCGAGGGGTTGCAGCTGTTGACGACGCTCGAAGAAAAGGTCGCCCTGCTGGCCGGATTGGGGGTCGACAACGTGATCGTCATTCCGTTCGACCGGAGGTTCAGTGCGCTTTCGGGGCTGGAGTTCGTCGAAGAGTACCTGATCGGGCGGCTGGGAGCCGAGACGCTGGTTGCGGGCTATAACCACCGCTTCGGTCATGACGGCCTGGCGTGCGACGCCCCGGAGCTGGCGGCACGCCTGCGGGTCGTGAAGGTCGGGGCCTGCACGATCGACGGGGTGCGGGTCAGTTCGACGGCGATCCGCCGCTTGCTGGAAGCGGGAGAGCGGGCCGCAGCGGAACACCTGGCAGGCCACCCGCTCCCGGAACATGCTCCCATTGCTGCAACTCCCGAAACCGCCGAAAAGAAGTAGACAGGGCTCGAAGGGGGCAAGAACGGACCCACAAGGAGCTGACGCGGGCAAGAGAGGCGGCCGGCGGCCGTGCGGAAAACCAAAGAAAGTCTTGAAAAATCAATGAAAATCCGAATATTCCATGGTAAGCCACGACTGTAAAATCCGGGTCTGGTACAAGCATACCGACCAGATGGCGATCTGCCACCATTCGAACTACATCTGCTACTACGAGGCCGCGCGAAGCGAGCTGCTGCGCGAACTGGGCATGTCGTTTGCCGAGGTCGAACGGCGGGGTATCATGATGCCGATCCTCGAAGTGCAGTCGAAGTACCGCAAACCGGCCTATTTCGACGAACTGC from uncultured Alistipes sp. carries:
- a CDS encoding redox-sensing transcriptional repressor Rex — encoded protein: MASLTNTIPEKTIERLSEYRRTLLSCHRQGITHVFSHVLAGIHGITAVQVRRDLMLIGFSSDTKKGYDVQVLIEYISNILDSPTPMNIAVLGMGHLGQAITKYFNGKGLKLKITASFDVDPEKVGKTIDGIPCYHMDTFEERVEDLDISIVIVSSPTKVAPTLVLPIINAGIKGVLNFTSTPLNFPQGIVVENYDITTLLEKVAYFVKENDNNANS
- a CDS encoding FAD synthase; this encodes MLRYVRDKHAEECNADLLQRAMRVFHGFEHLPHFVHPAVTVGSYDGVHRGHRALIERLVAEARAQGGESIVLTFEPHPRITLGRAEGLQLLTTLEEKVALLAGLGVDNVIVIPFDRRFSALSGLEFVEEYLIGRLGAETLVAGYNHRFGHDGLACDAPELAARLRVVKVGACTIDGVRVSSTAIRRLLEAGERAAAEHLAGHPLPEHAPIAATPETAEKK
- a CDS encoding thioesterase family protein is translated as MVSHDCKIRVWYKHTDQMAICHHSNYICYYEAARSELLRELGMSFAEVERRGIMMPILEVQSKYRKPAYFDELLTVRIILREIPSTRINFFYEIYNEKGELINTGMTQLGFIHSDTRRPCRCPEWFLDLLRDRWTEEQTAE